CAGCCCATTCCTACAATTACGACATCTACCTTCGGTAATGTTGTAGCCATCCTCATTCCTCCTTAGCCAAGCTCAAGATGATCGTGCAAGCTGAGCGGCTCCATTTTAATAAACTCATCCTTCTCAATAACATCTAGGAAGCTCATCTGGTTGCCAGGGTAATTACGCATTCTCCATCCGTCCATATTGCGATTGCCCCCGTAGAGTGGGTCAGAATAGACACCTTCAAGCGTCAGGTTCTGGAGCATAACGAAAAATGTAGAGGCCGGCACACCCTTCAGCTTCACTTCGTCACTCTCGAAGGCAGTCAGCACCAAGTCCTGTTCCTCAGGTGTTAAGTCAACAAAAGCCTTCTTGTTCTTATCTGCGCTGTATTCGTCCAGTGCTTCAAGACCAAGCGTTAGAAGCTCTCTTCGCTTAAAGCTAAGCTGATAGCCTTGCGACGTCTCGGCCTTATAGAAGGGTGGCATCATATAATCGCGCCCATTAATGCCATAGGCACTGGCCATCTGATGATCAATAAAGAACGCAACACCTAACTGCTTGGCGCCCGGGCCCAGATCATCCTTAGGAAAAATCCGCTCGGTAGCTGCTTCTGTAATTAGGAAATGGTCCTGCGAGAAGAACATTAAAGCTTGGTTATAGTCTTTTTCTGGCTTAGCGATAGGCGTCTCCGGCTTTGTCGGTTGTTCCTCTGTCAGCGTCTTTTTCTTGCTAGAGCCGATTATTCCGCCAATGACTCCACCAACGACAACGCCGCCAATCGCTGTTCCCGAATACTTGAGAAACCTTCTTCGCGATTCATCCTGGGGCTTCTGTGAATCTTCTTTGGCCATATTAGAATCTCCCTCTCTTCCTCAACTCGGAAAGGATATACGCGAAGTGTTTCCCTAAA
This portion of the Cohnella abietis genome encodes:
- a CDS encoding gluconate 2-dehydrogenase subunit 3 family protein, which encodes MAKEDSQKPQDESRRRFLKYSGTAIGGVVVGGVIGGIIGSSKKKTLTEEQPTKPETPIAKPEKDYNQALMFFSQDHFLITEAATERIFPKDDLGPGAKQLGVAFFIDHQMASAYGINGRDYMMPPFYKAETSQGYQLSFKRRELLTLGLEALDEYSADKNKKAFVDLTPEEQDLVLTAFESDEVKLKGVPASTFFVMLQNLTLEGVYSDPLYGGNRNMDGWRMRNYPGNQMSFLDVIEKDEFIKMEPLSLHDHLELG